The uncultured Bacteroides sp. DNA segment TAAAGAAAATTATCACAGATTTAGGTTATATACTCTAAAAAGATAGAAAACAATGAAAACATTACGTATAGCAAACATTATTCTATGCATACTCTTTTGCGCCGGGTGCGACAAAGACAATGAAGCCGCATTACCCGTAATCAAGCCGGAAGCTACCGGAGAAATGATAGATGCCAGAGATGGGTTTAGCTATCATTGGGTAAGGTATAACGGGCTAGACTGGACCGTTGAAAATGCACATTATAAGACTGCAGAAGGGACTTGTGCTATTTACATAGGCAATCAGATAATAGGTGAATCAGAAGATGAAGCAAACTCCAGAACATTAGCTAAGTATGGGTATTTATATACATACCAAGGTGCATTAGAAGCCGCCCCGGATGGATGGAGGGTTCCAACAGATGATGATTGGAAAAAACTAGAAAAAGCATTAGGGATGCCTGGTAGCGAAGCAGAAAAGACTGGGTGGAGAGGCAACTATGCTGCTGAACTAATGAAACAAGACGGAGAAGGTACCTCATTAAATTTTCTCTATGCAGGATATTGGATAGCCAATACCTCTTCATATGCTTCTCGATTTCACTTAATGGAAGCTTACGGACTATACTGGAGTTCTACTGAAGATGCCTCAAAAAACAACCAATACGTATACTATAGAAAAATAGCCTATAATTCATCTGAAGTATTCCGTTATAGTACTGACAAGGCTAATATGCT contains these protein-coding regions:
- a CDS encoding fibrobacter succinogenes major paralogous domain-containing protein, which produces MKTLRIANIILCILFCAGCDKDNEAALPVIKPEATGEMIDARDGFSYHWVRYNGLDWTVENAHYKTAEGTCAIYIGNQIIGESEDEANSRTLAKYGYLYTYQGALEAAPDGWRVPTDDDWKKLEKALGMPGSEAEKTGWRGNYAAELMKQDGEGTSLNFLYAGYWIANTSSYASRFHLMEAYGLYWSSTEDASKNNQYVYYRKIAYNSSEVFRYSTDKANMLSIRFVRDSDSNTNN